The Acropora palmata chromosome 10, jaAcrPala1.3, whole genome shotgun sequence genome contains a region encoding:
- the LOC141895409 gene encoding P2X purinoceptor 7-like, which translates to MSILPYQLEPAYSSSEEIEDHVSDSEEEEIGDLELPSGENRATHTSWCLCERCAVMPTKKECVCCKEIAFLSKVMKGLSCITEHESFPAVCLNREVLWTALVSLHDRESAGLPRREQLPTRSFRYAAYRQFTWWVHGHLGKTIRRVIPSCVVMNIRSAFPSEDGSYTGYIVGDDDESTFDSELEQAWKDFLNS; encoded by the exons ATGTCAATCCTACCATATCAACTTGAGCCCGCGTATTCTTCAAGCGAAGAAATAGAAGACCACGTAAGTGATTCCGAGGAAGAAGAAATAGGCGATCTGGAATTGCCCAGTGGCGAAAATCGAGCAACACATACTTCTTGGTGCCTGTGTGAAAGATGTGCTGTCATGCCGACTAAAAAGGAATGTGTTTGCTGCAAAGAAATCGCTTTCCTGTCGAAAGTAATGAAAg GATTATCTTGCATAACTGAGCATGAAAGTTTTCCGGCAGTTTGCCTAAACAGAGAAGTCTTGTGGACAGCCTTGGTTAGTCTTCACGATCGAGAGAGCGCTGGACTTCCTCGCAGGGAACAATTGCCCACCAG GTCATTCCGTTATGCAGCATACAGACAGTTCACCTGGTGGGTTCATGGTCATCTAGGCAAAACAATTCGCCGTGTCATCCCTTCTTGTGTGGTGATGAATATAAGGTCTGCTTTTCCATCTGAAGATGGAAGTTACACTGGATACATTGTTGGAGATGATGATGAAAGCACATTTGACAGTGAACTTGAACAAGCATGGAAAGACTTTTTAAATAgttga
- the LOC141894179 gene encoding uncharacterized protein LOC141894179, with protein MNNGTNHVFHELSSSLFSSIGGIVHRGIVSGRSIHCGIPVYSRQGRFTDLRRKYFKRRSLYYPNSSAGFNFMELCISLSGDIHPLPGPDTSSSRITVIHENRRTRRIPDSGGHVSANCIQLTKNAQSTVHKNQKKLLEINHLNAEFFKCRQHFIETKQLALERDFDILTISETWFNSSVSNSVVEIPGYQVYRLDRLGKAGAGVCAYVKSTLKVKVLTDLTEISESGLHQLWIQVQNKKLRSLLVCVVYRPPEIGTACLENELLPKYIEALSRNKDIVLTGDLNCDVLSNNPRGEKLLSFCAIVNATQLIHKPTRVTESSRSLLDVILVSDPVLVKSSGVLEITISDHFLVHFVINLRPPKQAPTYIVTRSFRNYKADQFANDIAYIPWNTVNLIDESVDNSLDAFNDLLLACLDDHAPIKTVKTRHKPNPFITEDIRDLMKVRDRRHKRASRTGMRGDWEVFKELRNSVKFVLRKAEREHYNQQICENKNNSGAMWKTIRSALPNISSRPSFTKATDTLANEFNRFFISVRQKGADDSAELACLHDLPTTPVYLGSTHCDELFDSKAITSEDVRKAIMAKPSNKAQGYDKIPVFVIKDCLSYILQAQTSNCIDKLFF; from the coding sequence ATGAACAATGGGACAAATCACGTATTTCATGAGCTATCGTCATCCTTGTTCTCGTCGATTGGAGGCATTGTCCATCGCGGCATTGTTAGTGGCCGCTCAATTCATTGCGGTATTCCTGTTTATTCAAGACAAGGCCGGTTCACTGATCTGCGacgaaaatatttcaaacgaAGAAGTTTATATTATCCAAACTCCAGTGCTGGTTTTAACTTTATGGAACTGTGTATTTCATTAAGTGGCGACATCCATCCATTGCCAGGTCCAGATACTAGCAGCAGTAGGATTACTGTTATTCATGAGAACCGACGAACTCGTCGCATCCCTGACTCGGGTGGACACGTGAGCGCAAACTGTATACAATTGACAAAGAATGCACAATCAACGGTGcataaaaaccaaaagaagCTCTTGGAAATAAACCATCTTAACGCAGAGTTTTTCAAATGCAGACAACACTTCATCGAAACGAAGCAATTAGCTCTGGAACgtgattttgacattttaacCATCTCGGAGACATGGTTTAACTCATCCGTGTCTAATAGTGTTGTCGAAATTCCTGGATACCAGGTCTATAGACTTGATCGCCTTGGAAAAGCAGGCGCTGGTGTATGTGCTTATGTAAAATCTACACTGAAAGTTAAAGTCCTGACGGATCTCACAGAGATATCCGAGTCTGGTTTGCACCAGTTGTGGATTCAAGTTCAAAATAAGAAGCTTCGCTCACTACTGGTCTGTGTTGTTTACAGACCTCCGGAAATTGGAACTGCATGCCTAGAAAATGAACTGCTCCCAAAGTACATCGAAGCGTTATCACGCAACAAGGACATTGTACTAACAGGTGACTTAAACTGTGACGTTCTTTCAAACAATCCGAGGGGAGAAAAACTGCTGTCTTTTTGTGCAATTGTAAACGCCACACAGCTTATACATAAGCCAACACGCGTGACTGAGAGCTCACGCTCCTTACTCGATGTCATTCTGGTTTCTGACCCTGTTCTTGTCAAGTCGAGCGGTGTTCTTGAAATAACTATAAGTGATCATTTTCTGGTTCATTTTGTTATTAACTTAAGACCACCCAAGCAAGCTCCAACCTACATTGTCACACGTAGTTTTCGGAATTATAAAGCTGATCAGTTTGCAAACGACATTGCATACATCCCATGGAATACCGTGAACCTGATAGATGAATCCGTCGATAATAGCCTTGATGCATTTAATGACTTGCTGTTGGCGTGTCTGGACGACCATGCTCCGATTAAAACAGTGAAAACGCGACACAAACCAAATCCTTTCATCACGGAGGACATAAGGGATTTGATGAAGGTGAGAGATCGCCGTCACAAAAGAGCAAGCAGGACTGGGATGAGGGGAGATTGGGAGGTTTTTAAGGAGCTGCGAAATAGcgttaaatttgttttacgGAAGGCGGAACGTGAGCACTACAATCAGCAAATCTGTGAAAATAAGAACAACAGTGGGGCAATGTGGAAAACTATTCGCAGCGCCCTcccaaatatatcaagccgCCCAAGCTTTACAAAGGCCACAGATACACTTGCTAATGAATTCAATCGCTTTTTTATATCTGTGAGACAGAAGGGCGCTGACGACTCTGCGGAGCTTGCTTGCCTTCACGACCTACCTACTACTCCTGTTTATCTCGGTTCAACTCACTGTGATGAACTGTTTGACTCCAAAGCAATAACTAGTGAAGATGTGCGGAAAGCGATTATGGCCAAGCCTTCTAACAAAGCCCAAGGCTATGACAAAATTCCAGTGTTTGTGATCAAGGACTGTTTATCGTATATATTACAAGCTCAGACCTCTAACTGCATTGATAAACTCTTCTTTTAG
- the LOC141895408 gene encoding uncharacterized protein LOC141895408, with protein MLSETVSPTHCDVGVQTECSPVTMVDSSTQCEMPTTSNAQCQFPRDFCEAVFADHTYCRKTTQADIEEMEELSEEEEMDDDVSQVSQLDLFPDLNDDDPNEQENVAEEPMVILSQETLSSQSEYEPSEDGLASQDEASGCEDQTVKSSFGKQRVFLIYEQKLQELLRFCPKCGMLIEQESIQEVKNEGSQLSLRLNCLNNCNYKWQSQPPLQDIKGAGNLLLSAGIFFCGIPFSKFESLSKLINFKCIGKGTYYNLRERYVFPVVKTMWKEQQAEVFSGLKLKESAVVLAGDGRCDSPGHCAKYCTYTILDVESKKVVDFKVVAVTEVANSNCMEKKGFMDTLSNLEANGIKVDIISTDRHPQIKKEIRVNHPNIDHQFDPWHISKSVSKKLAAASKKSGCSDLAPWIPSIVNHLWWSAESCGNDPEVLKEKWLSVIHHVTNRHEWPGNRHFHKCEHNRLSTDQQRKKKWLKPGSASHTALVNIVKDKLLLKDIVHLTKFVHTTALEIYHSLYLKYLPKLTHFTHDVMTAGTMLAALDHNFNANRTQALIQSGESQGEPRFKISWSKASKKFGAEPVLEKKSYKYLEDMLQAAISLANSGTKPPPKVKDKSSVMAPAERPNRKEIIATRQQLSRFR; from the exons ATGTTGTCTGAGACTGTTTCCCCGACCCATTGCGATGTTGGAGTTCAAACAGAGTGTTCCCCTGTAACAATGGTGGATAGTTCTACACAGTGTGAAATGCCTACAACCAGCAATGCTCAGTGTCAATTTCCACGCGATTTTTGTGAGGCTGTTTTTGCAGACCACACATATTGTCGTAAGACAACACAAGCGGATATTGAAGAAATGGAAGAACTATCAGAAGAGGAAGAAATGGATGATGATGTCTCCCAAGTATCCCAGCTTGATTTGTTTCCAGATTTAAATGATGATGACCCTAATGAACAGGAAAATGTTGCTGAAGAGCCAATGGTAATCCTGTCGCAAGAAACATTGTCCAGCCAGTCGGAGTATGAGCCCAGTGAGGATGGTTTAGCATCCCAAGATGAAGCCTCTGGATGTGAGGACCAGACAGTGAAAAGCAGCTTTGGCAAACAGCGGGTCTTCCTTATATATGAGCAGAAGCTGCAGGAACTTTTGCGGTTCTGCCCTAAATGTGGTATGCTAATTGAGCAAGAAAGCATCCAAGAAGTGAAGAATGAAGGTTCACAGCTTTCGCTCAGACTTAATTgtttgaacaactgcaatTACAAATGGCAGTCACAGCCTCCATTGCAGGACATCAAAGGGGCAGGAAATCTCCTGTTGTCTGCAGGAATTTTCTTCTGTGGTATCCCCTTCTCCAAGTTTGAGTCCCTTTCAAAGCTGATTAACTTTAAGTGCATTGGTAAGGGAACATACTACAATTTACGAGAAAGATATGTCTTTCCAGTTGTGAAAACAATGTGGAAAGAACAACAGGCAGAAGTATTTTCTGGTTTGAAATTGAAGGAAAGTGCAGTTGTTTTGGCTGGGGATGGCCGCTGTGACTCTCCGGGTCATTGTGCTAAGTACTGCACCTATACAATTCTCGATGTAGAGAGTAAAAAGGTGGTTGACTTCAAAGTTGTCGCTGTTACAGAGGTAGCAAATTCCAATTGCAtggaaaagaaaggatttaTGGACACATTATCCAATCTTGAAGCAAATGGTATCAAAGTGGATATCATATCGACTGATCGACACCCTCAaatcaaaaaggaaattcGGGTCAACCATCCCAATATAGATCACCAGTTTGATCCCTGGCATATTTCCAAGTCTGTCAGTAAGAAACTGGCTGCCGCGTCAAAGAAATCAGGATGCTCTGACTTGGCACCATGGATCCCGTCTATAGTCAACCATCTGTGGTGGTCTGCAGAAAGCTGTGGTAATGATCCAGAAGTCCTGAAAGAGAAGTGGTTGTCGGTCATTCATCACGTGACCAACAGACATGAGTGGCCAGGCAACAGGCATTTCCACAAGTGTGAACACAACAGGCTCTCGACAGATCAACAGCGGAAAAAGAAATGGCTGAAGCCGGGAAGTGCATCTCACACTGCACTGGTGAATATTGTGAAAGACAAGCTCCTTTTGAAAGACATTGTTCACCTTACAAAGTTTGTGCACACAACAGCCCTGGAAATTTATCATTCATTGTACCTTAAGTATCTTCCAAAGCTGACACACTTCACTCATGATGTGATGACAGCTGGTACTATGCTTGCAGCTCTGGACCACAACTTCAATGCTAACAGAACCCAG GCATTAATCCAATCCGGGGAATCACAAGGAGAACCCAGATTCAAGATTTCATGGAGTAAGGCATCAAAGAAGTTTGGAGCAGAACCAGTTCTGGAAAAAAAGAGTTACAAGTACCTGGAGGACATGCTGCAAGCAGCAATATCCCTGGCTAATTCAGGTACAAAGCCTCCACCTAAGGTCAAAGACAAGTCTAGTGTGATGGCTCCAGCAGAAAGGCCCAACCGGAAAGAAATCATTGCCACTAGACAGCAGCTATCTCGGTTTAGGTAG